The following are from one region of the Nicotiana tabacum cultivar K326 chromosome 3, ASM71507v2, whole genome shotgun sequence genome:
- the LOC107805514 gene encoding paired amphipathic helix protein Sin3-like 2 isoform X3, translating into MKRLRDDVYANPQFKRPFGSSRGESYGQSQVPGSGAGGGGNSVGGTGGGVGASASTQKLTTNDALSYLKEVKDMFQDQREKYDLFLDVMKDFKAQRIDTSGVIARVKDLFKGHPNLILGFNTFLPKGYEITLTEEEEAPPKKTVEFEEAISFVNKIKKRFQNDDHVYKSFLDILNMYRKEHKGITEVYQEVAALFEDHPDLLDEFTRFLPDSSATASATQTSLGRPSFHRYDERSSATLLRQPHTDKQRFRRDRIISPHAERDPSAERPEMDDDKSMIKLHKEQKRRAEKENRDRRSRDQDYREPDNENNGDISMLRIADKRKSARKVEEFGGTYDDKDGVKNMYSQEFTFCERVKERLRSPTDYQAFLKCLHIYSTEIISRKELQSLVADLLGKHPDLMEGFYEFLERCERIDGYLAGVMSNRHTSKSVKEEEKDKEQKREIDGGKEKDRYKEKYWGKSIQELDLSNCKRCTPSYRLLPEDYPIPTASQRSELGAQVLNDHWVSVTSGSEDYSFKHMRRNQYEESLFRCEDDRFELDMLLESVSSTAKRAEELLNALNDNSVGVDGPIRIEDHFTALNLRCIERLYGDHGLDVMDILRKNPPLALPVVFTRLKQKQEEWTKCRSDFNRVWAEIYSKNHYKSLDHRSFYFKQQDSKNLSTKSLVAEIKEIKEKKQKEDDMILAIAAGSRRPISPHLEFEFADSDVHEDMYKLIKYSCEEVCSTEEQLNKVLRLWTTFLEPIFGVPYRHHGSEATGDDVLSKYHGLKSNGTSIGESDRSPSADVTTTKSKQSKDICNGDANSSPQRLNSSRAIFTNTDACPKEDGLAVAGERLLSSDAVSALGADNACARLESTSGRGTRPGNDAAEDGLGAKSNTDNVPISEGGTSRSLPLANGGFAEGSRIDGFNADSVDPSKNEKEEGELSPNQDFEQDNFVGFRDGAACKGNMQYQSGGAEMVGCQDTAGENDADADVEDSENVSEAGDVSGSESAADECSREEHEEEDDGEHDELDGKVESEGEAEGTSEANFVAGDATVLQMSERFLLTSKPLAKHVVSPHCGGAKNDLRVFYGNDDFYVLFRLHQNLYERLLSAKLNAASSESKWRTGEDTGSDPYARFMSALYSLLDGSADNAKFEDDCRSIIGNQSYVLFTLDKLIYKLVKQLQTVSSDELDGKLLQLYEYERSRKPEKYVDSVYYENAHVLLHEENIYRFESTSSPTRVSIQFMDDGSEKSEVVAVYVDPNFAGYLYNDYLSVEHGKKESSAVMLKRSVSRNKRKHTDHDVSSALCMVRENIILVNGLECKMASNSSKISYVLDTEDFFYRLGRKRKKISAGRLLWHGQARVARFHRVLTSSL; encoded by the exons ATGAAGCGATTACGGGATGATGTTTATGCTAATCCTCAATTCAAGCGCCCATTTGGTTCTTCTCGTGGAGAATC ATACGGCCAATCACAGGTTCCTGGAAGTGGCGCTGGCGGCGGAGGCAATAGTGTTGGCGGTACTGGAGGGGGTGTTGGTGCCAGTGCTAGCACCCAAAAGTTGACAACTAATGATGCATTGTCTTATTTGAAGGAAGTTAAGGACATGTTTCAAGACCAAAGGGAGAAGTATGACTTGTTCCTTGATGTTATGAAAGACTTTAAGGCTCAAAG AATTGACACTTCCGGTGTCATAGCAAGAGTAAAAGATTTGTTTAAAGGGCATCCAAATTTGATCCTTGGGTTCAATACTTTCTTGCCCAAGGGCTATGAAATAACCCTCACTGAAGAAGAGGAGGCTCCTCCAAAGAAAACAGTTGAGTTTGAAGAAGCTATCAGCTTTGTGAACAAAATAAAG AAACGTTTCCAAAATGATGATCACGTGTACAAGTCTTTCTTAGACATTTTGAACATGTATAGGAAGGAACACAAGGGCATTACTGAGGTGTACCAGGAG GTTGCAGCACTTTTTGAAGACCATCCTGATTTGCTGGATGAGTTCACGAGATTCTTGCCAGATTCTTCAGCTACTGCATCAGCAACACAGACTTCATTGGGCCGACCTTCTTTCCATCGTTATGATGAGAGGAGCTCTGCTACATTGCTTCGGCAACCACACACGGACAAG CAACGTTTCCGCCGGGATAGGATTATCAGTCCTCATGCAGAACGTGATCCTAGTGCTGAACGCCCTGAGATGGACGATGATAAATCAATGATAAAGTTGCATAAAGAGCAAAAGAGGCGTGCTGAAAAAGAGAACAGGGACCGCAGAAGTCGCGATCAGGATTATAGAGAACCTGATAATGAGAATAATGGAGATATAAGCATGCTCCGCATTGCTGATAAAAGAAAATCTGCTCGGAAGGTTGAAGAGTTCGGAGGCACTTACGATGATAAAGATGGCGTGAAAA ATATGTATAGCCAAGAGTTCACTTTCTGTGAAAGAGTAAAGGAGAGACTACGCAGTCCAACTGATTACCAGGCATTCCTAAAGTGCCTCCATATTTATAGTACAGAAATAATTAGCAGAAAGGAGTTACAAAGTTTG GTTGCTGATTTACTTGGAAAGCATCCTGATCTTATGGAGGGATTCTATGAATTCTTGGAGCGCTGTGAACGAATTG ATGGATATCTCGCAGGTGTTATGAGCAACA GGCATACATCAAAGTCAgtgaaggaggaggagaaagacaAAGAACAGAAGCGTGAAATTGATGGAGGTAAAGAAAAGGACCGGTACAAGGAGAAATACTGGGGAAAGTCCATTCAAGAGCTTGACCTTTCGAACTGTAAGCGCTGCACTCCCAGTTATCGACTTCTTCCTGAAGAT TATCCGATACCTACAGCGAGCCAAAGGTCAGAGCTCGGGGCTCAAGTGTTAAATGATCATTGGGTATCTGTGACCTCAGGAAGTGAGGACTACTCTTTTAAGCACATGCGCAGAAACCAGTATGAAGAAAGCCTGTTTCGATGTGAAGATGAtag GTTTGAGCTAGACATGTTATTGGAGTCAGTGAGTTCAACTGCTAAGCGTGCAGAAGAGTTGTTGAATGCCCTTAATGATAATTCAGTTGGTGTGGATGGCCCAATCCGCATCGAAGACCACTTCACAG CACTGAATTTAAGGTGCATTGAACGTCTCTATGGTGACCATGGCCTGGATGTGATGGACATTTTGCGGAAAAACCCACCTCTTGCTCTGCCTGTTGTATTTACCCGCTTGAAGCAGAAACAGGAGGAGTGGACGAAGTGTCGCTCAGACTTCAACAGAGTTTGGGCTGAAATTTATTCTAAGAACCATTACAAGTCGCTTGACCACCGAAGTTTCTATTTCAAGCAACAAGATTCAAAGAACCTTAGCACAAAAT CCTTAGTAGCGGAGATCAAAGAAATTAAGGAGAAAAAGCAGAAAGAAGATGACATGATTCTTGCTATTGCCGCTGGTAGTAGACGTCCAATAAGCCCTcatcttgaatttgaatttgctGATTCTGATGTTCACGAAGACATGTACAAACTTATCAAGTATTCTTGTGAAGAGGTTTGTTCCACAGAAGAGCAGTTAAATAAAGTTCTGAGGCTGTGGACCACCTTTCTTGAGCCAATCTTTGGTGTTCCTTATCGTCATCATGGCTCTGAGGCTACTGGCGACGATGTCTTGTCAAAGTATCATGGTTTGAAGAGCAATGGAACAAGCATTGGCGAAAGTGATAGAAGTCCAAGTGCAGATGTTACCACTACTAAGTCTAAGCAATCAAAAGATATCTGCAACGGAGATGCAAATTCTTCCCCTCAACGGCTAAATTCTTCCAGGGCAATCTTCACTAATACAGATGCTTGCCCCAAGGAAGATGGATTAGCAGTAGCTGGTGAACGCTTACTTAGTTCTGATGCAGTTTCTGCCCTCGGAGCAGATAATGCTTGTGCAAGATTGGAAAGTACTTCAG GCCGCGGCACACGACCTGGTAATGACGCTGCTGAGGATGGCCTAGGAGCGAAGTCTAATACTGATAATGTGCCAATTTCAGAG GGTGGCACTTCAAGATCACTACCCTTGGCAAATGGCGGATTTGCTGAAGGTTCTAGAATTGATGGGTTTAATGCTGATTCTGTTGATCCCTCtaaaaatgagaaagaagaagGTGAGTTGTCGCCTAATCAGGATTTTGAACAGGACAATTTTGTTGGCTTTCGAGATGGTGCCGCATGCAAAGGAAATATGCAATATCAATCTGGAGGTGCTGAAATGGTTGGTTGTCAGGATACTGCTGGTGAAAACGATGCAGATGCTGACGTTGAAGATAGTGAAAATGTTTCCGAGGCCGGAGATGTTTCAGGTAGTGAGTCTGCTGCTGATGAGTGCTCTCGGGAGGAGCATGAGGAAGAAGACGATGGAGAACATGACGAGCTTGATGGTAAAGTTGAGAGTGAAGGTGAGGCTGAGGGCACGAGTGAAGCAAACTTTGTTGCAGGTGATGCCACTGTGCTTCAAATGTCTGAACGTTTCTTGCTTACTTCAAAGCCTCTTGCTAAACATGTGGTTTCACCTCATTGTGGGGGTGCAAAGAACGACCTTCGAGTCTTTTATGGAAATGACGACTTTTATGTGCTTTTTAGGCTTCATCAG AATTTGTATGAAAGGTTATTATCGGCAAAGCTGAATGCAGCATCATCTGAATCAAAGTGGAGAACTGGAGAGGATACTGGTTCTGATCCATATGCCAG ATTCATGAGTGCACTGTATAGTTTGCTAGATGGATCTGCAGATAATGCAAAGTTTGAGGATGATTGCCGATCAATCATTGGGAATCAGTCTTATGTGCTATTTACTTTGGACAAACTGATATATAAACTGGTCAAGCAG CTTCAAACTGTTTCAAGTGATGAGCTAGACGGTAAGCTGCTTCAGTTATATGAATATGAAAGGTCACGGAAACCTGAGAAGTATGTCGATTCAGTTTATTACGAAAATGCTCATGTCCTCCTCCATGAGGAGAACATTTACCGGTTTGAAAGT ACATCTTCCCCAACTCGTGTGTCTATCCAGTTCATGGATGATGGAAGTGAGAAGTCTGAAGTTGTTGCAGTTTATGTAGACCCCAATTTTGCTGGTTATCTATATAATGATTATCTATCTGTTGAACATGGGAAGAAAGAATCGTCAGCAGTTATGCTGAAGAG ATCTGTGAGCAGAAACAAGAGAAAACATACTGACCATGACGTATCTTCTGCCCTGTGCATGGTGAGGGAAAATATTATACTCGTAAATGGCTTGGAGTGTAAGATGGcttcaaattcatcaaag ATTTCTTACGTACTGGACACAGAGGACTTCTTTTACCGTCttggaaggaaaagaaaaaagatttcgGCTGGCAGATTATTGTGGCATGGCCAGGCGAGAGTAGCACGCTTCCACCGTGTTTTGACATCCTCGTTATGA
- the LOC107805514 gene encoding paired amphipathic helix protein Sin3-like 2 isoform X1: MKRLRDDVYANPQFKRPFGSSRGESYGQSQVPGSGAGGGGNSVGGTGGGVGASASTQKLTTNDALSYLKEVKDMFQDQREKYDLFLDVMKDFKAQRIDTSGVIARVKDLFKGHPNLILGFNTFLPKGYEITLTEEEEAPPKKTVEFEEAISFVNKIKKRFQNDDHVYKSFLDILNMYRKEHKGITEVYQEVAALFEDHPDLLDEFTRFLPDSSATASATQTSLGRPSFHRYDERSSATLLRQPHTDKQRFRRDRIISPHAERDPSAERPEMDDDKSMIKLHKEQKRRAEKENRDRRSRDQDYREPDNENNGDISMLRIADKRKSARKVEEFGGTYDDKDGVKNMYSQEFTFCERVKERLRSPTDYQAFLKCLHIYSTEIISRKELQSLVADLLGKHPDLMEGFYEFLERCERIDGYLAGVMSNKSLWNEGHTSKSVKEEEKDKEQKREIDGGKEKDRYKEKYWGKSIQELDLSNCKRCTPSYRLLPEDYPIPTASQRSELGAQVLNDHWVSVTSGSEDYSFKHMRRNQYEESLFRCEDDRFELDMLLESVSSTAKRAEELLNALNDNSVGVDGPIRIEDHFTALNLRCIERLYGDHGLDVMDILRKNPPLALPVVFTRLKQKQEEWTKCRSDFNRVWAEIYSKNHYKSLDHRSFYFKQQDSKNLSTKSLVAEIKEIKEKKQKEDDMILAIAAGSRRPISPHLEFEFADSDVHEDMYKLIKYSCEEVCSTEEQLNKVLRLWTTFLEPIFGVPYRHHGSEATGDDVLSKYHGLKSNGTSIGESDRSPSADVTTTKSKQSKDICNGDANSSPQRLNSSRAIFTNTDACPKEDGLAVAGERLLSSDAVSALGADNACARLESTSGRGTRPGNDAAEDGLGAKSNTDNVPISEGGTSRSLPLANGGFAEGSRIDGFNADSVDPSKNEKEEGELSPNQDFEQDNFVGFRDGAACKGNMQYQSGGAEMVGCQDTAGENDADADVEDSENVSEAGDVSGSESAADECSREEHEEEDDGEHDELDGKVESEGEAEGTSEANFVAGDATVLQMSERFLLTSKPLAKHVVSPHCGGAKNDLRVFYGNDDFYVLFRLHQNLYERLLSAKLNAASSESKWRTGEDTGSDPYARFMSALYSLLDGSADNAKFEDDCRSIIGNQSYVLFTLDKLIYKLVKQLQTVSSDELDGKLLQLYEYERSRKPEKYVDSVYYENAHVLLHEENIYRFESTSSPTRVSIQFMDDGSEKSEVVAVYVDPNFAGYLYNDYLSVEHGKKESSAVMLKRSVSRNKRKHTDHDVSSALCMVRENIILVNGLECKMASNSSKISYVLDTEDFFYRLGRKRKKISAGRLLWHGQARVARFHRVLTSSL; the protein is encoded by the exons ATGAAGCGATTACGGGATGATGTTTATGCTAATCCTCAATTCAAGCGCCCATTTGGTTCTTCTCGTGGAGAATC ATACGGCCAATCACAGGTTCCTGGAAGTGGCGCTGGCGGCGGAGGCAATAGTGTTGGCGGTACTGGAGGGGGTGTTGGTGCCAGTGCTAGCACCCAAAAGTTGACAACTAATGATGCATTGTCTTATTTGAAGGAAGTTAAGGACATGTTTCAAGACCAAAGGGAGAAGTATGACTTGTTCCTTGATGTTATGAAAGACTTTAAGGCTCAAAG AATTGACACTTCCGGTGTCATAGCAAGAGTAAAAGATTTGTTTAAAGGGCATCCAAATTTGATCCTTGGGTTCAATACTTTCTTGCCCAAGGGCTATGAAATAACCCTCACTGAAGAAGAGGAGGCTCCTCCAAAGAAAACAGTTGAGTTTGAAGAAGCTATCAGCTTTGTGAACAAAATAAAG AAACGTTTCCAAAATGATGATCACGTGTACAAGTCTTTCTTAGACATTTTGAACATGTATAGGAAGGAACACAAGGGCATTACTGAGGTGTACCAGGAG GTTGCAGCACTTTTTGAAGACCATCCTGATTTGCTGGATGAGTTCACGAGATTCTTGCCAGATTCTTCAGCTACTGCATCAGCAACACAGACTTCATTGGGCCGACCTTCTTTCCATCGTTATGATGAGAGGAGCTCTGCTACATTGCTTCGGCAACCACACACGGACAAG CAACGTTTCCGCCGGGATAGGATTATCAGTCCTCATGCAGAACGTGATCCTAGTGCTGAACGCCCTGAGATGGACGATGATAAATCAATGATAAAGTTGCATAAAGAGCAAAAGAGGCGTGCTGAAAAAGAGAACAGGGACCGCAGAAGTCGCGATCAGGATTATAGAGAACCTGATAATGAGAATAATGGAGATATAAGCATGCTCCGCATTGCTGATAAAAGAAAATCTGCTCGGAAGGTTGAAGAGTTCGGAGGCACTTACGATGATAAAGATGGCGTGAAAA ATATGTATAGCCAAGAGTTCACTTTCTGTGAAAGAGTAAAGGAGAGACTACGCAGTCCAACTGATTACCAGGCATTCCTAAAGTGCCTCCATATTTATAGTACAGAAATAATTAGCAGAAAGGAGTTACAAAGTTTG GTTGCTGATTTACTTGGAAAGCATCCTGATCTTATGGAGGGATTCTATGAATTCTTGGAGCGCTGTGAACGAATTG ATGGATATCTCGCAGGTGTTATGAGCAACA AATCTTTGTGGAATGAAGGGCATACATCAAAGTCAgtgaaggaggaggagaaagacaAAGAACAGAAGCGTGAAATTGATGGAGGTAAAGAAAAGGACCGGTACAAGGAGAAATACTGGGGAAAGTCCATTCAAGAGCTTGACCTTTCGAACTGTAAGCGCTGCACTCCCAGTTATCGACTTCTTCCTGAAGAT TATCCGATACCTACAGCGAGCCAAAGGTCAGAGCTCGGGGCTCAAGTGTTAAATGATCATTGGGTATCTGTGACCTCAGGAAGTGAGGACTACTCTTTTAAGCACATGCGCAGAAACCAGTATGAAGAAAGCCTGTTTCGATGTGAAGATGAtag GTTTGAGCTAGACATGTTATTGGAGTCAGTGAGTTCAACTGCTAAGCGTGCAGAAGAGTTGTTGAATGCCCTTAATGATAATTCAGTTGGTGTGGATGGCCCAATCCGCATCGAAGACCACTTCACAG CACTGAATTTAAGGTGCATTGAACGTCTCTATGGTGACCATGGCCTGGATGTGATGGACATTTTGCGGAAAAACCCACCTCTTGCTCTGCCTGTTGTATTTACCCGCTTGAAGCAGAAACAGGAGGAGTGGACGAAGTGTCGCTCAGACTTCAACAGAGTTTGGGCTGAAATTTATTCTAAGAACCATTACAAGTCGCTTGACCACCGAAGTTTCTATTTCAAGCAACAAGATTCAAAGAACCTTAGCACAAAAT CCTTAGTAGCGGAGATCAAAGAAATTAAGGAGAAAAAGCAGAAAGAAGATGACATGATTCTTGCTATTGCCGCTGGTAGTAGACGTCCAATAAGCCCTcatcttgaatttgaatttgctGATTCTGATGTTCACGAAGACATGTACAAACTTATCAAGTATTCTTGTGAAGAGGTTTGTTCCACAGAAGAGCAGTTAAATAAAGTTCTGAGGCTGTGGACCACCTTTCTTGAGCCAATCTTTGGTGTTCCTTATCGTCATCATGGCTCTGAGGCTACTGGCGACGATGTCTTGTCAAAGTATCATGGTTTGAAGAGCAATGGAACAAGCATTGGCGAAAGTGATAGAAGTCCAAGTGCAGATGTTACCACTACTAAGTCTAAGCAATCAAAAGATATCTGCAACGGAGATGCAAATTCTTCCCCTCAACGGCTAAATTCTTCCAGGGCAATCTTCACTAATACAGATGCTTGCCCCAAGGAAGATGGATTAGCAGTAGCTGGTGAACGCTTACTTAGTTCTGATGCAGTTTCTGCCCTCGGAGCAGATAATGCTTGTGCAAGATTGGAAAGTACTTCAG GCCGCGGCACACGACCTGGTAATGACGCTGCTGAGGATGGCCTAGGAGCGAAGTCTAATACTGATAATGTGCCAATTTCAGAG GGTGGCACTTCAAGATCACTACCCTTGGCAAATGGCGGATTTGCTGAAGGTTCTAGAATTGATGGGTTTAATGCTGATTCTGTTGATCCCTCtaaaaatgagaaagaagaagGTGAGTTGTCGCCTAATCAGGATTTTGAACAGGACAATTTTGTTGGCTTTCGAGATGGTGCCGCATGCAAAGGAAATATGCAATATCAATCTGGAGGTGCTGAAATGGTTGGTTGTCAGGATACTGCTGGTGAAAACGATGCAGATGCTGACGTTGAAGATAGTGAAAATGTTTCCGAGGCCGGAGATGTTTCAGGTAGTGAGTCTGCTGCTGATGAGTGCTCTCGGGAGGAGCATGAGGAAGAAGACGATGGAGAACATGACGAGCTTGATGGTAAAGTTGAGAGTGAAGGTGAGGCTGAGGGCACGAGTGAAGCAAACTTTGTTGCAGGTGATGCCACTGTGCTTCAAATGTCTGAACGTTTCTTGCTTACTTCAAAGCCTCTTGCTAAACATGTGGTTTCACCTCATTGTGGGGGTGCAAAGAACGACCTTCGAGTCTTTTATGGAAATGACGACTTTTATGTGCTTTTTAGGCTTCATCAG AATTTGTATGAAAGGTTATTATCGGCAAAGCTGAATGCAGCATCATCTGAATCAAAGTGGAGAACTGGAGAGGATACTGGTTCTGATCCATATGCCAG ATTCATGAGTGCACTGTATAGTTTGCTAGATGGATCTGCAGATAATGCAAAGTTTGAGGATGATTGCCGATCAATCATTGGGAATCAGTCTTATGTGCTATTTACTTTGGACAAACTGATATATAAACTGGTCAAGCAG CTTCAAACTGTTTCAAGTGATGAGCTAGACGGTAAGCTGCTTCAGTTATATGAATATGAAAGGTCACGGAAACCTGAGAAGTATGTCGATTCAGTTTATTACGAAAATGCTCATGTCCTCCTCCATGAGGAGAACATTTACCGGTTTGAAAGT ACATCTTCCCCAACTCGTGTGTCTATCCAGTTCATGGATGATGGAAGTGAGAAGTCTGAAGTTGTTGCAGTTTATGTAGACCCCAATTTTGCTGGTTATCTATATAATGATTATCTATCTGTTGAACATGGGAAGAAAGAATCGTCAGCAGTTATGCTGAAGAG ATCTGTGAGCAGAAACAAGAGAAAACATACTGACCATGACGTATCTTCTGCCCTGTGCATGGTGAGGGAAAATATTATACTCGTAAATGGCTTGGAGTGTAAGATGGcttcaaattcatcaaag ATTTCTTACGTACTGGACACAGAGGACTTCTTTTACCGTCttggaaggaaaagaaaaaagatttcgGCTGGCAGATTATTGTGGCATGGCCAGGCGAGAGTAGCACGCTTCCACCGTGTTTTGACATCCTCGTTATGA